Genomic DNA from Bosea sp. Tri-49:
AGCGGCATTGCTGATATGCAGGCATACGGAGCAGAGTGTCTACTTCGGATTGCCGCGCCCATTCGCTCGACCATGTGGAGACCTCTCGGCCGGCGAGATGTGAAAACACGAGAGGGGCTGCGGCGCGGTAGGATATCTGATCATCTGTCGTCGTCAGTTCGCGTCACCCGGCACAGCACTGCGATAACGGCGCCGATGGTTGCAAGCGTGCGCATGGTTCTTTCCCGGCTGCGCGACGGTTCCTATCGAAACGAGGCGATCCCGATGGCGCCGAGGATCGCGGCGATGAGCAACGCCCAAATCAAAAGCGCTTCCATCCGCGTCAACTGCTTGCCCGTTGCTTTGATCTCGAACAGGCAATCGTCGATGAACTCCACTCGGCTGCCGTCCTCGAGCTCATACCGCGTGACGTTTCAAGTTGGTGAACGGTCGATAGACAATGACCGTGTAGCGCTTCCCGTCCTCGTCCTGGCATAGCTCGCGATAGAGCTCTTTGTGGTCGTAAGCATGGCTGCCTGCCAATCGAAGCCTGATCGTAGAGCCCGCCAAAGATAAACCCCAACACTAGCTTCGACAATTAATCCCGTGGCCCGCCTGCGAGATGCGACGCCACATCGTCGATTTCCGCTGCCGCGTTGGCGACGTTCTCCTCGGTCCTTGCCTTGAAATGCATCTCTGCGACGTAGATTACCCGCCCCGTCTCGTCCTCGACCTTAACTTCGAAGTCGGCGTGTTTTCCGTTTGGCAGCTTTTCGCGGGCCATTTCGACCAGCGCGATCTGCGCGTCGTCGATCACCGCTTTGGTATCGGCGAATTCCAAGGCCTCATCGGATCGCTCGGGGCCTTCGCCGCCGTCCGTCGTGATCGTGAACTTAGGCATTGCGGCGACTCCATCCCGGCGCCCCCGCTGACCGAACGGGAGATCCGCTTTCCGGTTCCGGCTCTGTACGGCACCGGACTGAACGGGGAGGTCACTGTCGAGCGCTGGCCCGCATAAACCCACGAGATATGCATGCCGCAATCTGGTTTGAGCCGCGCGGAAAAGCCCGCCGAGTGTCGCTCGGCGGGCCTCAATCGTTGCCGGAGCTCAGGCCGCCTTCGCGGTGGCGACTGCCGCTGAGTTCGTCGACTTGCTGATCTTCGTCAGCAGCTCGTCCGTCTTGGTCTCTTCGGCGAGCGTAGCGTCGAGCAGCGTGACCGCGTCCTTGTGGCCGAGCTGTTGAGCCCAGGACCTGAGCGTGCCGTAGCGGGTCATCTCATAGTGCTCGACCGCCTGAGCGGACGCTACCAGCCCGGCATCGAGTGCCGGACTATCGGCGTAGTCCTCCATGACCGCCTTGCCTTCCTCGAGAATGCCGAGGATCGCGTCGCAGGTCTTGCCGCGGGGCGCCTTGCCGATCACCTCGAAGACGTCGCTGAGACGCTCGACATGACCTTCCGTCTCAGTGCGATGGGTCTCGAAAGCCTTCTTGAGCTCGGCCGAATTGGCCGCCTTCGCCATTTTGGGCAGAGCCTTCAGAATCTGTTTTTCGGCATAATAAACGTCCTTGAGCATGTCGTGAAACATGTCGTCGAGAGCTTTGGGTTCGCTGGCCATGGGGCGCTCCTAACTAGCTGAGAAGCCCATGCAACGTAGGGGGGCTCGCGTAGTTCCGTCCTTCAGGGATAAAGGCGGGCAGACGTTGGTGGGGCACGCCGCCAACCGCTTGCTCGAATAGGTCCTCAGCAGCGCGGGACAACTCCAAGGCTGTTCGAGCGGGATGTGGAACAGCGGGCCGTGCGCATCGTTTGATCCCCATCAGTGTAGGCCGCTGCGTAATGGCTCAGCTCAATGACGAGGGGTTCATCCATGGAAAACGGGTTCAAGGCGATGTCTAAGAGCGTCGACGAGCGCGGGGGAACTGCATCCGACGAATCCACGGAGGGGCAGACAGCTGACCGCCTTAAGGCGTACGGAGTTGATACCGACGTGATGGCGGAGGCTGCCACGGAGCGCGTGAGCGAACTTCAGCAATTGATAATGGACGAGGTTCGCGCCCGTCCCCTGCGCGCCCTTGGATGGGCGGCCGCTGCGGGCGTCGTTTTCGGTTTCTGGGCGGCGAAATAGATCGTGGGCGGGTTGCCGGTTTATTTCGCCTCGCGCGCAAGGGCTGCTCTAAAGCGGGCTGCTGTCACCTACAGCTTGATGGCCTTTAGCGGGCTGATCACAGTCTTCGCTTTGGGGTACGCGCTTAATGCTGGCTACACGGCGCTGATGTTCCGATACGGCGCGATTGCAGCCAGTCTCTCAATAGCGGGCATCTTGCTTCTGACGGCCGCAATTTTCCTGGTTGCAGCGCTCATCGTCAGGAGATGGCCTACGGCGCCACCGGCCTTGTCGAACCTGCAATTTGCGCGTCTCCATGCCGCGCGTCGAACGGGATCGCCCGTGCTTGCTCTGGGCGCAGGGCTGGCAGGGGCCGCCACGGTGGCTGCGGCA
This window encodes:
- a CDS encoding DUF6894 family protein: MPKFTITTDGGEGPERSDEALEFADTKAVIDDAQIALVEMAREKLPNGKHADFEVKVEDETGRVIYVAEMHFKARTEENVANAAAEIDDVASHLAGGPRD
- a CDS encoding YciE/YciF ferroxidase family protein translates to MASEPKALDDMFHDMLKDVYYAEKQILKALPKMAKAANSAELKKAFETHRTETEGHVERLSDVFEVIGKAPRGKTCDAILGILEEGKAVMEDYADSPALDAGLVASAQAVEHYEMTRYGTLRSWAQQLGHKDAVTLLDATLAEETKTDELLTKISKSTNSAAVATAKAA